Sequence from the Sphingomicrobium clamense genome:
GGCAAAGCCGTGTGCTGCAAGACGATAGAAGGTCTTGCCATCGATGACGGTGCGTGCCGCCATCGGCGCGTAGGCGTTGAGCGAGGCGTGCTCCGACGCGACCTTTTCCCAACCTGCGTTGAGATGGCCGCGCTTCGAGAAGGCCGCGATCTGGACGACCGAGCGGCTGGCCTTGGCCGAGCGCTTGGCGTCGCTGCGGATCGAACGCGCCGACTGGGTCAGACGCGTGCTTTCAGGCGCGAAGGCGGGCTTGGCAGCCTTGGTCTCGCTGATGCTTGCGCTGGCCATGGCGATCGGCGCCATCGCCGACGGCTGGACCGAAACGGGCTGCGGCGCCAGTTCGTCCTCGACGATATCGTCCGCCGCCACTTCGGCCAATTCCACGTCGGCGATCTGGATGTCGATATTGCCGGCATAGCCTTCGACCAGCGAGGCCGACTGGACCTGCGGCGCCGACGGCGCGGCACCATAGGCCGGGATCGGCGCAGGCTGCGGCGCAACCGGCGCGACCGGAGCAATGGGCGCTGCAGCAGGCACGACCGGCGCTTCGAGCGAAACCGCCTGTGCTTCGGGCTGTGCCAGCTGTGCGAAGCGGTTGCCGTCGTCGGCACCGAGCGCGAGGCGCACGGGCATGCCGACATCGTCCGGCGCGGCATGGATGCCGAGCACGGTGGCGAGCTTGGTGGCCGGATGCTCGGCCTTGGCCATCAGCATCCAGTCCTGCAAGCGACGGTCGAGCAGGTGGCCCGGCACATCCTGCGACGCGATGATGCGCGCGGCCTGCCAGTCGCCCTTCATCCCCTGCGCAAGCGCCAGGTTCTGGCGAACGCGACCGTCCGCGCCCGGCTGGCGAGCGGCATGGTCGAGAATGCGGACAGCTTCGTCGGCGCGACCGGCCAGCGCGAGCCCGAGGCCGCGATCGGCCGGGTCGAGCATGTCCTGCGCCCCATTTAGCATCATCACCGCGGCCTCGTTACGGCCCTGCGCGATCAGCACCAGCGCGCGCTTGAGCGCGATCTTGGGCTGGACCGGCACCAGGCGGAGCGAGTCGCGATAGGCGGCATCGGCCGAGTTGAAACGGCCGGCCGCGAAATAGGCATTGCCGAGCAGCGCGCGGAAACCCGCATCGCGCGGGCTGTTCTCGACGGCTTTTTCGGCAAGCTGGATGGCAGCCTGTGTGTCGCCCTGTACCAGCGCGGCCTGCGCGCGGGTGGCGACCCCGATATTCTCATGATCGACCTTGCCTCCGAAGATCGACGCGCCCTTGGTGGCGTCCGACCCGGGATAGCTGCACGCGCCCATGGCGCCGGCAAGCGCAATCGCGCTGATCGCGGTCCCAATCTTGTTCATTCTCCCACTCCCCTACATCGCTACAATATTGGGGTGGTGGCCGGTCTTGGCGCCGGCCTTACACCCTATTCGGCGCGTTTCGCGCTCTTCTCCGCGAGCTCGTCGAGCTCGGGCATTTCGGAAAGCGCCCGATCGAGCGCCTGGCTGACGAATTTCTGTGCCGACAGGCCGGTGAGCGCACAGGCCAGGCGCAGCTTGAGATGCACGTCCTGGTCGAGGCGCAGCGTGAAGGCGGCCTTGCCCTTGGCATTCGAACGGCTGGCGATCGGCTCCACCTCGTCGAGCGAAGCGGCAATGCGCTCGGGCTCTTCGACGGCAGGCGTCTCGACGACGACCGGCTCGATGGCATCTTCCACTGGAGCGTCGAAGGCGACCGGCTCGGCAAGGTTTTCCACCGGCTCGTCTTCGACCGGCACTTCGGCGAGAGGCTCTTCGGCCACGTCCTCGGCTTCCAGTTCGGCACCGGTTTCGAACGGCACCGGTTCGAAATCGGGCAGCTTGGGCTCGATCGCGACAGGCGCTTTCTCTTCCTCGGCAGTCTCCTCGACCACCGGCTCGGCGGGCTGTTCCGACGCTGCGAGCGCGTCGAGCACCGGACCGAGCGGCCCCGAGAATCCGGGCGCGTCGGCATCGGCCACCGGCTCGTCGGCCGTGTCCTCGGCTTCGACCGGCTCGTCCCAGACGGACGGCCCCTCTTCGGCCACCGGCGCGTCGGCGTCCTCGTCGTCGCTCGCGAACGGCACGAGGCCTTCGGGCGGCGACACTTCTTCGTAGATTTCCGGCGCGTCGATCGCTTCCGGCTCTTCCGATGCTGCGGTCGGCTCGGGCTGCGTATCTTCGGCAGCGGGCTGCTCGACCGGCGTGGCGGGCTTTCCGAAGTTGGAAAGATCGCTCGGCAGGTGCGAGAAATCGCTGAGCGGCGCGGAGGTCCCCTCGGCAGGCGCAGCCTGCGGGATCAGGTCTGCGACGGTGCGCTGGAGCTTGGGCTCTTCGTCGAACGAGGCAGGCTCGGACTTGCCGACGCCAAGGTCGATATCCATGGCCTCGTCTTCGTCGCCTTCCCACAGTTCGGCGGTTTCGTCGAACACGTCGTCGCCGTCATGATGCTCTTCATTCTCGTCGTAACCGAATGCGGCCTCGATCTCTTCGCGCTGGTCGTGGACCGGCGAGGATGCGGGCGAGAGCATCGAAATCGGGTTGCGCTTGAACGCGTCGACGACTTCGCCGCCTTCGCCTTCGGGTTCGTCGACGGGCGCGAGCTGGTCGGCCTGCGCCATGCGGGCCATTGCCGCTTCGTTATCCTGGTCGGGATAATCGGGATCGCCAAGGTCGTTCCAGCCGAGATCGTCGAGACCGCCCGGGCCGACCTGGCCGAAGCCCTGGCGCCGCATGGCGGGACGCGCCGAACCCTTGCGGGCCAGCAAGCCGGAAGACAGGGATGCGAAAGCTTTATGTTCGCTCATGGTGGGGTTGCTCCCTAGTCCTTACTGTCCGACGACCCGGCGACCGAAGCCACCAACGGGACGCGGCGCGGCGGGCGCGGCGGCGCCCGAACCGGCACCTTGCGGCGCCGAGAAGACAGTACGGCGGAAATTCTTTTCGAGACGGTCGGCGATATAACTCCACAACTCGCTGATTTCGGCTGCCGAGCGACCTTCCGGATCGACTTCCATCACGGTGCGACCGTCGATCATCGACGCCGCAAAGTCGGTGCGATGGTGGACCGTGACCGGAGCCACGGTGCCGTGCTGCGACAGCGCGACGGCGGCTTCATAGGTGATCTTGGCCTTGGGCGTCGCGGCGTTGACGATGAAGATCAGCGGCTTGCCGGCGCGATCGCACAGGTCGACCGTGGCGCCCACGGCACGAAGATCGTGCGGGCTGGGTCGAGTCGGGATGACGATCAGTTCGGCGACCGCGATCACCGACTGGATGGCCATGGTGATGGCCGGCGGCGTGTCGATCACGGCCAGTTTGAACCCCTGCTGGCGAAGCACCTCGAGGTCGCTTGCCAGTCGCGCGACGGTCGTCTGCGCAAAGGCAGGCATCTCGTCCTCGCGTTCGTTCCACCAGTCCGCAAGGGAGCCCTGCGGGTCGATGTCGATCAGACAGACAGGGCCGGCACCGGCCCGCTGCGCTTGCACCGCAAGGTGGCCCGAGATCGTGGTTTTCCCCGATCCGCCCTTCTGCGATGCCATTGCCAGAACGCGCATTATCTTCCCCTCGCCAAATTTCGACGCATTGATGTCAGGACCCAATTGACCCCCAAGGCGCTAAAATCTGGTTAACGCCGTCACGACTTTGATATGGTTTGGTGTGCGCCCTTCTAAGGCGCTATGCTGATTTCAGGCACGAGTGACGTCATTTTGCGTTAAGGATGTGCCGGGAAAAATGCAGGATGATCATGTCGCGTAACATTTCCATCGCCACCGCCGCCCTGGCCCTCGTACTCGCCGCGCCGCTTGCCGCGCAGGATAGCGAGGTGAAGGCCGGGATCGACGCCTGGACGCGGGGCGACTTCGCCTCCGCGGTCGAGACGTGGGCGCCGCTGGCGGAAAACGGCAATGCCGACGCCCGCTTCAATCTCGGCCAGGCCTATCGGCTCGGACGCGGGGTCGATCGCGACCTGGCGCGCGCGCAGTCGCTCTTCCGCAGCGCAGCCGCCGCCGGCCATCTCGAGGCGCAGGCCGTGCTCGGGCTAATGCTGTTCAACGACGGCAATCGAGAAGAAGCACTCGGCTATCTCAAGCAGGCGGCCGAACGCGGTGA
This genomic interval carries:
- a CDS encoding ParA family protein, with the translated sequence MRVLAMASQKGGSGKTTISGHLAVQAQRAGAGPVCLIDIDPQGSLADWWNEREDEMPAFAQTTVARLASDLEVLRQQGFKLAVIDTPPAITMAIQSVIAVAELIVIPTRPSPHDLRAVGATVDLCDRAGKPLIFIVNAATPKAKITYEAAVALSQHGTVAPVTVHHRTDFAASMIDGRTVMEVDPEGRSAAEISELWSYIADRLEKNFRRTVFSAPQGAGSGAAAPAAPRPVGGFGRRVVGQ
- a CDS encoding SPOR domain-containing protein, giving the protein MNKIGTAISAIALAGAMGACSYPGSDATKGASIFGGKVDHENIGVATRAQAALVQGDTQAAIQLAEKAVENSPRDAGFRALLGNAYFAAGRFNSADAAYRDSLRLVPVQPKIALKRALVLIAQGRNEAAVMMLNGAQDMLDPADRGLGLALAGRADEAVRILDHAARQPGADGRVRQNLALAQGMKGDWQAARIIASQDVPGHLLDRRLQDWMLMAKAEHPATKLATVLGIHAAPDDVGMPVRLALGADDGNRFAQLAQPEAQAVSLEAPVVPAAAPIAPVAPVAPQPAPIPAYGAAPSAPQVQSASLVEGYAGNIDIQIADVELAEVAADDIVEDELAPQPVSVQPSAMAPIAMASASISETKAAKPAFAPESTRLTQSARSIRSDAKRSAKASRSVVQIAAFSKRGHLNAGWEKVASEHASLNAYAPMAARTVIDGKTFYRLAAHGFASDAEARDFCMELKRAGGECWVRRIEGDAPFRLASRD